A stretch of the Carassius carassius chromosome 6, fCarCar2.1, whole genome shotgun sequence genome encodes the following:
- the LOC132142304 gene encoding kinesin-like protein KIF19 isoform X2, with product MVVLMDPCEDSENVLRSNRSREKTYMFDVVFDYTATQEDVYVATTKNLIDGVIAGYNATVFAYGPTGAGKTYTMLGLDSEPGIYIRTLNDLFRAIEDSTEDLDCSVYMSYIEIYNEIIRDLLNPSSGYLELREDAKGEIRIAGITEFSTCNAKEIMALLTKGNKQRTQESTAANKTSSRSHAILQVTVKQKSRLKDINEEVRVGKLFMVDLAGTERASQTQNRGKRMKEGAHINRSLLALANCINALSEKGGKGAQFVNYRDSKLTRLLKDALGGNSRTVMITHISPASSNFEESRNTLVYADKAKNIRTKVKRNLMNVSYHLAQYTRIIAELRSEIDRLRAKIDQQSQEQQKGEKADIHEIQAEVQQYSHGEMALLQEQLLSAFREQMEIRRSLMELENCNMELHIDTSRHLLTISDWERDRARARQGRGKVTEEKSDRDKEEEQESGPEEPQFVTAAREEIGPLLAEQGKTMELKRQLEEKLMTMKLKSSKIEELLPKRISNREQRDILTLLCKVHELELEKTEIQSAVLCKEYVLRTKDFIIQHHEQQRTLCDDIIHQQKALIEDQGLCVPEELQELYSLYFSELSEGSIDQIVNLHTFTTNPRVDNSLMIMASQVRLDVISAEQQNNRKFSPLDKHPCDSSSSGLDYDSDSNRVFKPLSKPQPQRRHHLSSSPALSIKVCAVKDSTPISPTEAVSPDTLREIVSYTKSISVIAAKRRSHLVKATNSRVAGLALTTGLKSSVSMDSLVSTLAEESSEVKRNTPRHGGRSKSKQDLKTTEARRELPERNQHKKRSRSFEASKRHVQKPRQNPSRYPALKSISDNRLVRPALNVIQPLNSGAGNPLTPPVAKVKNTVSHFTGEVQLEKLEIRGTPPSIIHQKHSDVKRGQTTYKRQQGLGDVSYSSNLLQQPGNYKKSTNENPRQKGMTDVNRKNEGWQKTKHTVKK from the exons ATGGTGGTGTTGATGGATCCCTGTGAGGACTCTGAAAATGTCCTGAGGTCCAACCGCTCACGTGAAAAAACATACATGTTTGATGTGGTATTCGACTATACTGCCACCCAG gaGGATGTTTATGtggcaacaacaaaaaaccttatTGATGGTGTCATTGCTGGTTATAATGCCACAGTCTTTGCATATGGACCCACGG gaGCTGGAAAGACATACACTATGTTAGGATTAGATTCTGAGCCTGGCATTTACATCCGAACACTCAATGATCTCTTCAGGGCCATTGAAGACAGCACTGAAGATTTGGATTGCAGTGTTTATATGTCATATATAGAG ATTTATAATGAGATCATCAGAGATCTGTTAAATCCATCTTCTGGATACCTTGAGCTGCGTGAAGATGCTAAAGGGGAAATACGAATCGCCGGCATCACAGAATTCTCTACATGTAATGCTAAAGAG ATAATGGCTCTTTTGACAAAAGGAAATAAACAGAGGACTCAGGAGTCAACAGCTGCTAACAAGACATCATCTCGCTCTCATGCTATACTTCAG GTGACAGTCAAGCAAAAGAGTCGTTTAAAGGATATCAACGAGGAGGTCAGGGTGGGGAAGCTATTCATGGTAGACTTGGCAGGAACTGAGCGAGCATCACAG ACTCAAAACAGAGGAAAGAGAATGAAGGAAGGAGCACATATAAACCGTTCCCTGTTAGCACTGGCCAACTGCATCAATGCCTTGAGTGAGAAGGGTGGGAAAGGAGCCCAGTTTGTCAACTACAGAGATAGCAAACTCACTCGACTTCTTAAG GATGCTTTAGGAGGAAACAGTCGCACAGTCATGATAACCCATATCAGTCCTGCCAGCTCCAACTTTGAAGAGTCAAGAAACACACTGGTTTATGCAGACAAAGCCAAAAATATCAGAACCAAG GTGAAACGTAATTTGATGAATGTTTCATATCACCTGGCTCAATATACAAGAATTATTGCTGAACTACGAAGTGAAATTGACCGACTTCGTGCAAAGATTGACCAACAGAGTCAAGAGCAACAAAAAGGAGAGAAAGCAGACATTCATGAAATTCAAG CTGAGGTGCAGCAGTACAGTCATGGTGAGATGGCTTTACTGCAGGAGCAGCTCTTGTCTGCCTTCAGGGAGCAGATGGAGATCAGGCGCAGCCTCATGGAGCTGGAGAACTGCAATATGGAACTTCATATAGACACATCTAGACATCTGCTCACCATATCAGA TTGGGAGCGTGACAGAGCACGTGCCCGGCAAGGGAGAGGAAAAGTAACTGAAGAGAAATCAGACAGAGATAAGGAGGAAGAGCAAGAGAGTGGACCAGAGGAGCCACAGTTTGTCACAGCAGCTCGAGAGGAGATTGGCCCACTACTGGCTGAACAGGGAAAGACAATGGAGCTCAAA CGTCAACTGGAAGAAAAATTAATGACCATGAAACTAAAGTCATCTAAGATTGAGGAGTTGCTTCCTAAACGCATAAGTAACCGTGAACAGAGAGACATACTTACATTGCTTTGCAAGGTTCATGAGCTGGAACTTGAAAAAACTGAAATCCAGTCAGCTGTTCTCTGTAAAGAATATGTTCTCAGAACAAAAGACTTCATCATCCAGCACCATGAGCAGCAGCGGACGCTCTGTGATGACATCATACACCAGCAGAAGGCTCTAATTGAAG ATCAAGGACTTTGTGTACCTGAGGAGTTACAAGAGCTTTATTCACTGTACTTTAGTGAATTAAGTGAGGGAAGCATAGACCAAATTGTCAACCTTCACACTTTTACCACAAACCCCAGAGTT GATAACTCTCTTATGATTATGGCCAGCCAGGTGAGACTTGATGTGATCTCAGCAGAACAGCAGAACAACAGGAAGTTCAGTCCTTTAGATAAACACCCCTGTGATTCTTCTTCCTCTGGGCTGGATTATGACAG TGACAGTAACAGAGTTTTCAAACCATTGTCTAAACCTCAGCCACAGAGACGGCACCACTTATCTTCTAGCCCAGCACTTTCAATAAAG GTTTGTGCTGTTAAGGATTCAACTCCCATTAGTCCTACTGAAGCTGTGAGTCCAGACACTCTGAGGGAAATTGTTAGTTACACCAAGAGCATCTCAGTAATTGCAGCGAAACGTCGCTCACACCTAGTGAAGGCGACCAATTCCAGAGTGGCCGGTTTGGCTTTGACCACAGGGCTCAAATCCTCAGTAAGTATGGACAGTCTAGTTTCTACTTTGGCAGAAGAGTCTTCTGAGGTCAAAAGAAACACCCCAAGACATGGAGGCAGGTCTAAGTCGAAGCAGGACCTAAAGACAACGGAAGCCAGAAGAGAGCTGCCTGAGAGAAACCAACACAAGAAACGGTCCAGGTCTTTTGAAGCAAGCAAAAGG CACGTACAAAAACCAAGACAAAACCCTTCCAGATATCCAGCTTTGAAGAGCATCTCAGACAACAGGCTTGTTCGACCAGCATTAAACGTGATCCAGCCACTCAACAGTGGTGCTGGAAACCCTTTAACACCCCCAGTAGCTAAAGTGAAAAACACTGTCTCTCACTTTACAG GTGAAGTGCAGCTTGAGAAGTTAGAGATCAGGGGAACACCACCCAGCATCATCCATCAAAAACACTCTGATGTCAAACGAGGACAGACAACCTACAAACGAcagcaag GCCTAGGAGATGTTTCTTACTCCAGCAATCTCCTACAGCAACCAGGCAATTACAAGAAGTCCACCAATGAAAATCCTAGACAAAAAGGAATGACCGATGTCAACAGAAAGAATGAAGGATGGCAAAAAACCAAACATACTGTAAAAAAGTAA
- the LOC132142304 gene encoding kinesin-like protein KIF19 isoform X1 translates to MKDLPEEWEDHQLTVALRIRPLNDADIEEGATAVAHKIDRQMVVLMDPCEDSENVLRSNRSREKTYMFDVVFDYTATQEDVYVATTKNLIDGVIAGYNATVFAYGPTGAGKTYTMLGLDSEPGIYIRTLNDLFRAIEDSTEDLDCSVYMSYIEIYNEIIRDLLNPSSGYLELREDAKGEIRIAGITEFSTCNAKEIMALLTKGNKQRTQESTAANKTSSRSHAILQVTVKQKSRLKDINEEVRVGKLFMVDLAGTERASQTQNRGKRMKEGAHINRSLLALANCINALSEKGGKGAQFVNYRDSKLTRLLKDALGGNSRTVMITHISPASSNFEESRNTLVYADKAKNIRTKVKRNLMNVSYHLAQYTRIIAELRSEIDRLRAKIDQQSQEQQKGEKADIHEIQAEVQQYSHGEMALLQEQLLSAFREQMEIRRSLMELENCNMELHIDTSRHLLTISDWERDRARARQGRGKVTEEKSDRDKEEEQESGPEEPQFVTAAREEIGPLLAEQGKTMELKRQLEEKLMTMKLKSSKIEELLPKRISNREQRDILTLLCKVHELELEKTEIQSAVLCKEYVLRTKDFIIQHHEQQRTLCDDIIHQQKALIEDQGLCVPEELQELYSLYFSELSEGSIDQIVNLHTFTTNPRVDNSLMIMASQVRLDVISAEQQNNRKFSPLDKHPCDSSSSGLDYDSDSNRVFKPLSKPQPQRRHHLSSSPALSIKVCAVKDSTPISPTEAVSPDTLREIVSYTKSISVIAAKRRSHLVKATNSRVAGLALTTGLKSSVSMDSLVSTLAEESSEVKRNTPRHGGRSKSKQDLKTTEARRELPERNQHKKRSRSFEASKRHVQKPRQNPSRYPALKSISDNRLVRPALNVIQPLNSGAGNPLTPPVAKVKNTVSHFTGEVQLEKLEIRGTPPSIIHQKHSDVKRGQTTYKRQQGLGDVSYSSNLLQQPGNYKKSTNENPRQKGMTDVNRKNEGWQKTKHTVKK, encoded by the exons ATGAAGGACTTGCCAGAAGAGTGGGAGGACCATCAGCTCACG GTTGCTCTGCGCATCCGACCACTGAACGATGCAGACATCGAGGAGGGTGCAACTGCAGTGGCCCACAAGATTGACAGACAG ATGGTGGTGTTGATGGATCCCTGTGAGGACTCTGAAAATGTCCTGAGGTCCAACCGCTCACGTGAAAAAACATACATGTTTGATGTGGTATTCGACTATACTGCCACCCAG gaGGATGTTTATGtggcaacaacaaaaaaccttatTGATGGTGTCATTGCTGGTTATAATGCCACAGTCTTTGCATATGGACCCACGG gaGCTGGAAAGACATACACTATGTTAGGATTAGATTCTGAGCCTGGCATTTACATCCGAACACTCAATGATCTCTTCAGGGCCATTGAAGACAGCACTGAAGATTTGGATTGCAGTGTTTATATGTCATATATAGAG ATTTATAATGAGATCATCAGAGATCTGTTAAATCCATCTTCTGGATACCTTGAGCTGCGTGAAGATGCTAAAGGGGAAATACGAATCGCCGGCATCACAGAATTCTCTACATGTAATGCTAAAGAG ATAATGGCTCTTTTGACAAAAGGAAATAAACAGAGGACTCAGGAGTCAACAGCTGCTAACAAGACATCATCTCGCTCTCATGCTATACTTCAG GTGACAGTCAAGCAAAAGAGTCGTTTAAAGGATATCAACGAGGAGGTCAGGGTGGGGAAGCTATTCATGGTAGACTTGGCAGGAACTGAGCGAGCATCACAG ACTCAAAACAGAGGAAAGAGAATGAAGGAAGGAGCACATATAAACCGTTCCCTGTTAGCACTGGCCAACTGCATCAATGCCTTGAGTGAGAAGGGTGGGAAAGGAGCCCAGTTTGTCAACTACAGAGATAGCAAACTCACTCGACTTCTTAAG GATGCTTTAGGAGGAAACAGTCGCACAGTCATGATAACCCATATCAGTCCTGCCAGCTCCAACTTTGAAGAGTCAAGAAACACACTGGTTTATGCAGACAAAGCCAAAAATATCAGAACCAAG GTGAAACGTAATTTGATGAATGTTTCATATCACCTGGCTCAATATACAAGAATTATTGCTGAACTACGAAGTGAAATTGACCGACTTCGTGCAAAGATTGACCAACAGAGTCAAGAGCAACAAAAAGGAGAGAAAGCAGACATTCATGAAATTCAAG CTGAGGTGCAGCAGTACAGTCATGGTGAGATGGCTTTACTGCAGGAGCAGCTCTTGTCTGCCTTCAGGGAGCAGATGGAGATCAGGCGCAGCCTCATGGAGCTGGAGAACTGCAATATGGAACTTCATATAGACACATCTAGACATCTGCTCACCATATCAGA TTGGGAGCGTGACAGAGCACGTGCCCGGCAAGGGAGAGGAAAAGTAACTGAAGAGAAATCAGACAGAGATAAGGAGGAAGAGCAAGAGAGTGGACCAGAGGAGCCACAGTTTGTCACAGCAGCTCGAGAGGAGATTGGCCCACTACTGGCTGAACAGGGAAAGACAATGGAGCTCAAA CGTCAACTGGAAGAAAAATTAATGACCATGAAACTAAAGTCATCTAAGATTGAGGAGTTGCTTCCTAAACGCATAAGTAACCGTGAACAGAGAGACATACTTACATTGCTTTGCAAGGTTCATGAGCTGGAACTTGAAAAAACTGAAATCCAGTCAGCTGTTCTCTGTAAAGAATATGTTCTCAGAACAAAAGACTTCATCATCCAGCACCATGAGCAGCAGCGGACGCTCTGTGATGACATCATACACCAGCAGAAGGCTCTAATTGAAG ATCAAGGACTTTGTGTACCTGAGGAGTTACAAGAGCTTTATTCACTGTACTTTAGTGAATTAAGTGAGGGAAGCATAGACCAAATTGTCAACCTTCACACTTTTACCACAAACCCCAGAGTT GATAACTCTCTTATGATTATGGCCAGCCAGGTGAGACTTGATGTGATCTCAGCAGAACAGCAGAACAACAGGAAGTTCAGTCCTTTAGATAAACACCCCTGTGATTCTTCTTCCTCTGGGCTGGATTATGACAG TGACAGTAACAGAGTTTTCAAACCATTGTCTAAACCTCAGCCACAGAGACGGCACCACTTATCTTCTAGCCCAGCACTTTCAATAAAG GTTTGTGCTGTTAAGGATTCAACTCCCATTAGTCCTACTGAAGCTGTGAGTCCAGACACTCTGAGGGAAATTGTTAGTTACACCAAGAGCATCTCAGTAATTGCAGCGAAACGTCGCTCACACCTAGTGAAGGCGACCAATTCCAGAGTGGCCGGTTTGGCTTTGACCACAGGGCTCAAATCCTCAGTAAGTATGGACAGTCTAGTTTCTACTTTGGCAGAAGAGTCTTCTGAGGTCAAAAGAAACACCCCAAGACATGGAGGCAGGTCTAAGTCGAAGCAGGACCTAAAGACAACGGAAGCCAGAAGAGAGCTGCCTGAGAGAAACCAACACAAGAAACGGTCCAGGTCTTTTGAAGCAAGCAAAAGG CACGTACAAAAACCAAGACAAAACCCTTCCAGATATCCAGCTTTGAAGAGCATCTCAGACAACAGGCTTGTTCGACCAGCATTAAACGTGATCCAGCCACTCAACAGTGGTGCTGGAAACCCTTTAACACCCCCAGTAGCTAAAGTGAAAAACACTGTCTCTCACTTTACAG GTGAAGTGCAGCTTGAGAAGTTAGAGATCAGGGGAACACCACCCAGCATCATCCATCAAAAACACTCTGATGTCAAACGAGGACAGACAACCTACAAACGAcagcaag GCCTAGGAGATGTTTCTTACTCCAGCAATCTCCTACAGCAACCAGGCAATTACAAGAAGTCCACCAATGAAAATCCTAGACAAAAAGGAATGACCGATGTCAACAGAAAGAATGAAGGATGGCAAAAAACCAAACATACTGTAAAAAAGTAA